AATAATAACATTACGTATTTCTCCTGCTATCGAGGATCTGCAATGGGCGGAGCATATGGTATTGCTGTCGGTGCAAAATTAGCAAGCCCTGAAAAAAATGTGTTTGTCTTTAGTGGCGATGGGTGTTTTAGGCTTTATGGTAGCTGTTTAACCGAAGCAAAAGATTTAGGCATAGTCCTATTTATTATCGATAACAACACTTATAGCATTGTAGGTCAAGGATTGCCAGCAATCATACCTGATGTAAAAAAAGACAAGTATCATGATCAACTACAAAAAGTCGACTATTGTGCTATAGCAAAGGCATCGGGTTGGTTAAGCTATTCTTTATCGAGCGATTTGTCTAATTTAGAGTCTATTTTAGACCAAATTGATAAAAATAAATCACATTCAATACTGATTAACGTACCTTGTGATCCTAACCAAGTGCTAGGTGAAAACCCTCGTTCACATAACCTATAAATGAGGCATAGCAACAACATGACGCATGAAGAGATAATAGAAATATTAAAAATGATTGATAATGCTTATTCATATTGGATGAATGGTGAACGTTTACCGGTGCCTAGCGCTGAAATCCACCGTCGATATGAATGGCTTAATAACGATGCACCCTTTGGTTTACTGGTACATAATTGTATGGATGATCCTATTTTTATTTATGCCAATAAAACTGCACAAAAAATATTCAACTATACACTCGATGAATTTTTAGTTTTACCCTCAAGGCTAAGTGCCGCAGATACCGGGCAATCAGACCGCAACCGATTGCTAAAAGAGGTTGAAGAGCAAGGAATATCAGAGGGCTATACTGGAACGAGGATTAATAAACAAGGCGAAAAATTCAACATATCCAAAGGCAGCATATGGAAAGTGATTGATGAATCGCATATAAAAATAGCCACTGCGGCGATGATCTGGGTTTAAGAGTAACTTTAGTTGTCTAATTTTAATGTGATTTGGCGGTTAGTGTGTAGCTTGTCAACCAAGTTAGCCACATTAGCCGTCTCTTTGATGGTTGAATATCCTGTCCATGCCCATGGGCTTACTAATTTTACACATTCTTGCTTTGTTTTTACCCAGCCTTTAATTTCAACACCTTTTGGTTGTTGGATGGTAATCCTCCCACAATTAATGGAAGTTAAAAGTAGAGGTTAAATAACCATCAAAGGTGGTCTTCCATGATTAGCTTGGTGAGGCCTTTCATGGTTATAGTGCCACAGCCACTTTGTAGCATAATTTTGCACGCTTTCCAATGTATCAAATAAGTTTAAACCAAGCCAACTGTAACGTACCGTGCGGTTATAACGTTCAATATAAGCATTTTGTTGTGGTTTTCCTGGTTCTATATGCTCGATGCTAATACCTTTTTCTCTCGCCCAGTTTTTGAACTCATGGCTGATAAATTCGGGACCATTGTCACACCGAATTACCGTTGGCTTTTCTCTAAATTCCAATAGTCGATTAAGTGCACGGATAATTCGAATAGCTGGTAATGAAAAATCAGCTTCAATCGCTAAGCCTTCTCGTTTGTAATCATCGATAATATTTAACAACCTAATCTTACGCCCATCAGCAAGCTGGTCATGCATAAAATCCAGTGACCAAACTTGATTCGTACGTATGGGCTCTTTTAACGGCTCGGGTTTATGCCTTTTTAATCGTCTTCTCGGCTTAATGCGTAAGTTTAATGCCAATTCACAGTAAATGCGATACACCCGCTTATGATTCCAACCATAGTGGGCAACATAGCGCAAATAGGCGAAACATAACCCAAATCCCCAATCTCTATTTTCCTCTGTTAATTCAATTAGTTGTTTGGCTATTAATGCATTTTCATCATTGTTCTTTGATTCATATCGGTAACAGGTCTCGCTGATATTAAACAGGGCACAGACTAATCGAATACTGATTGAATGATGAGTCACTGCCTGCTTTGCCATTAAACGTCTACAAGCGGGCTTTACCACTTTTTTGCCATGGCTTCCTGAATGATTTCAGCTTTGAGCCTTTCTTCGGCATACATTTTTTTGAGCTTAGCATTTTCAACTTCTAGCTCTCTTAACCTAGACATTAATGCTGTATCCATACCGCCATATTTTGAACGCCATTTATAAAATGTAGCATTACTCATTCCATGTTCGCGACACAGAACGGTAACCGGTGTACCCGATTCGGCTTGTTTTAAGATGGACATAATTTGACTGTCAGTAAATTTAGATGTTTTCATTGA
The genomic region above belongs to Orbaceae bacterium lpD02 and contains:
- a CDS encoding MEKHLA domain-containing protein: MTHEEIIEILKMIDNAYSYWMNGERLPVPSAEIHRRYEWLNNDAPFGLLVHNCMDDPIFIYANKTAQKIFNYTLDEFLVLPSRLSAADTGQSDRNRLLKEVEEQGISEGYTGTRINKQGEKFNISKGSIWKVIDESHIKIATAAMIWV
- a CDS encoding IS3 family transposase (programmed frameshift) yields the protein MKTSKFTDSQIMSILKQAESGTPVTVLCREHGMSNATFYKWRSKYGGMDTALMSRLRELEVENAKLKKMYAEERLKAEIIQEAMGKKVVKPACRRLMAKQAVTHHSISIRLVCALFNISETCYRYESKNNDENALIAKQLIELTEENRDWGFGLCFAYLRYVAHYGWNHKRVYRIYCELALNLRIKPRRRLKRHKPEPLKEPIRTNQVWSLDFMHDQLADGRKIRLLNIIDDYKREGLAIEADFSLPAIRIIRALNRLLEFREKPTVIRCDNGPEFISHEFKNWAREKGISIEHIEPGKPQQNAYIERYNRTVRYSWLGLNLFDTLESVQNYATKWLWHYNHERPHQANHGRPPLMVI